The DNA sequence TTTCACGGGCAAACTTAACGGCGTGAATCTTGCCCTCGATACCCCTTATCCCGAAACCGCCCGGCACTAGAATCCCGTCTACCGCGATGAGTTGACGTTCGACCTCTTCCTGGCTGACCGTTTCGGCGTCGACCCAGACAATCTCGACATCGGTGTTGTTGTAGAAGCCGCCGTGTTTAAGCGCTTCGACCACGCTTAAATAAGCGTCGGGAAGCTGAACGTATTTACCGACCAGCCCGATCCGAATCTTCTTTTCGAGCCTGCGAATCCTCTCCACGAGGCTGTTCCACTCCGAGAGGTCGGCCTTGCCGTTGCCGAGCTTCAGGTGCTCGACGACGATATCGTCGAGCCCTTCCTCGTGCAACCTCAACGGTATTACATAAAGATTATCGACGTCGACGGCGGTTATTACCGAAGAAGGCTCGGTGTCGCAGAAGAGTCCTATCTTGCGTTTTATCGACACGTCGATTGCGCGGTCGCACCGCGCCACTATGATATCGGGCTGAATGCCGATACTGCGCAGCTCCTTTACGCTATGCTGCGTAGGCTTCGTCTTAAGTTCCGATGAAGATACGAGATGCGGCACGAGGGTCACATGTATATAAAGGACGTTGCTCTTTCCGGCGTCTTTCTTGAATTGACGAATCGCCTCCAGAAAGGGAAGGCTCTCGATATCGCCGACGGTTCCGCCGACCTCCGTTATGACGATATGCTTCTCATCATCACTGCCCAAACTAAGTATGCGCTGTTTTATCTCGTTGGTCACGTGGGGGATTACTTGGACGGTTCCGCCCAGAAATTCGCCCCGGCGCTCTTTGGCAATTATCGACGAGTATATTTGCCCGGCGGTCACATTGCTGTCCTTGCCGAGGTTCTCATCGATGAAACGCTCGTAATGCCCGAGATCCAGGTCGGTTTCGGTGCCGTCCTCGGTGACGAAGACCTCACCGTGCTGGAAAGGGCTCATCGTTCCGGGGTCGACGTTGAGGTAGGGGTCGAGTTTTTGAATCGTCACCTTGAATCCCCTGGTCTTCAAGAGTCTTCCGAGCGAAGCCGCCGTGATCCCCTTTCCCAGTGACGATACGACTCCACCGGTTACGAAGATATATTTAGCCAATCGTCTCTCCCCTTTTGTTTGCCATACCGATAATAAAGTCTACAATAACGGCAACTTAACCGCAAAACATCCAGCCATCAAAACGCCAACTTTTGAATTGTAACATGAAACCGGCGTCCGTGCGGGCTACTATATATTTCTACCCAAACGGTCGAATTCCCGCAAAACCGGCGTATTCTCGATTATCCCGGTAAGCGAATACCTCTCGGTTAAGACCTGTAACGCGACAAGAACAATGATCAGCGGCAGCTTCACGCCCCAGCCGAAGGTTATCACAAAGCTGAAGCCGAGAACCGCCCCGAGAACGTTCGACCCGACATCTCCAAGCATTATCTCCTCTCTTAAGTCCGCCCTCAACAGAACGAGCGCGACCCCGAGGAGCGCCGCCGTCGCTAGCCCATACGATGAGGGCGCGTAGAGCAAAAATATCGAAAGGAGCGGAATAAAGAACTTGAGCGCCCTGCCCGGCCTCAAATCCAGCAAATTAAGCGTGTTGACGAACAAAGCTATGAGCAGCGCATCCCCAAAAGCTTCGAGCGGTCCGATCGAGAGCTGATATATTGCGAAAAACGCAACGGCGGGAATTCCCAGCGCTTTGAGCGCGCCCGTCGTCAGACGACCTTTGAGTAATTGCCCTATGTGCCCCCGGAACCCGGTAGACTCCCGACTTCCCAACAGATCATCGATAAGCCCGAAGATCCCGACCCCCAGGATAAGAATGGTAAGCGGCATGGAGATGTCGGGCGTAAATTGAAATCGCTCCGGAACCGGCAGGCCGACGATATCCCGCGCAAAGCCAAACGCGGCCGCGACCGCCATCATGGCGAGCCAAACCAATATAAGGCTCAACCCCATCATGTTTACCACATCTCGGCGGCGATAGTTCTGTTTTAGCGCGCCCGAATCGTGGAGCAGACGCTTGAGCGCGCCGCCTATAATAGCGGCGAGTATCACTCCGGTTATAAAGTGCGCGATAGTCCAAAGGACAGTAAAGATCGACATCGCTCCTCGAATAAATCTGGATCAACTAGCTTTATAATTCTCGCCCGCTCATATCATACCGCTCCCAAAGCATCAGGTAGGCGATGGACGGAAATATGTATGACATTATAATCGCGGGTATTAATATTCCTGAATCGTTAACCGCGAAACCGACTATCGACCCGACGACCGCTCCCGTCACGCTGGCTGTAAGTCCTTTGTGTCTGGCGAAAAGCTTCTTCAGGAGCCCGACCGGGCGATAACTTAAAGCGACCGTTAGCACCATGATTATTAATAGAAAATACGACCAGGTGCTGTAACGCAACACCATGATATTGGTCGCCAGCTTCCGGCTCACAATGGTCACAAGGCCCGAAACTCCCCCCTCGGCTATCAACTCGATGGTGCGGCCCATATGCGTACCGGAGCCGTCTAGAACATCATATGCGACGAACGCGAACAACGCCAACCCGATGAGCACGACGCCCAGCAAAATGGTCTTGTAGTTAAGTTTGACTTCATGGAGATGAAGCCCCATCGCGGTAAACGCGGCCGTAATCGCTATTATGCCGCCGACATCCGCGCCAAACGCCGGAAATCCGTCGACGATAAGAACTGTGAGAGCCACTACCGCCCCCGCCGCCAGCGCAACGCCGCGCCGCCACCTTTCGAGGATCAACCCGACGGTCAAGAGGGCGCTGGCGAGCAGAATAGAGAAGGCTTCGTTTCCGATACCAAAGAACCGGCTCCCGCGAATCGGGTCGTAACCGAATATCGAATTTAGCTGAAGATTAGCACCGAGAACGACATCGGCCAGAATAGTAAACATCGTGGCACAACTAATAACCGCGAGCGGAAAGAGTTTGTTTACTTTGAGCGCGGCAAGAATCGCGGCCAACGATAACGACACGGCAAGCGCGGCGACTATCAACAAAACACCGTTGACCGCAAAAAATTGTACCTTCGAGGCGAAGAAAGTAAAGAGCGGGAACCCCATCGACGTCAGAATCAGCGTCTTCATAAAACCAATATAGCGCCGGTTTGCCTTGCGGACGTAATACAGAAGGAGCGCCGCGACGACATAGAGCGCCACTTGTAGGTATATAAAGGTCAACACCGCTGTCCGTCGCGCCGATTTTATACCGACCGCGCTCGCGTTAAACGCGTTCATCCGCTCGATAGAGAGCTTCTCGGAACCGACTGTCGCCTCGCTCCCGACCATCGAGTAATGGGGCGTGACGCCGAGTATATCCAATATCGTCGTGGTGATGTCGGTGTTGTTTATGATTCCCGCGCGCCTGGTCGCGGCCGAGGTCAGACTTCCCGATTCAAAACCCGGGCCGCTGATGATCACGGTAGTAAGCTGTTCCTCGTCGCCTGAAATCGCCGTCGCGCTTGCGCCCGGCGGCGATAGGCTCGCAATTATAAAGACCGTATCATCGCCGGCGACCTCCATCGCTCGCTCCAAGAACGCGCCGGCGCGCTTTAAGGCGGCTGTCTTTAAACTCTCGGCGCGCTCTTCAAGAACGTTGGTCGAGTATAAATCGGCTCTCGTCGTATCGCCGTAGTCGATCGCTATGAAGTCGGCGACTTTTAATAGTTCTTGAAGTCGCTCCAGATAAACCGTATCGTTCGCCCTGATGCCATACGGCGCTTTGCGGTCTTTGACTAGAACCGCCTTGCTTACGTCTCCATAATCGACGATGCCGGACGAGTTCATCGCCAGGGCGACGATTTCCCGGTTGTCCGACTCCCGGTCGGATTCGTATGAGGTATCCGAATTGCCCAAAACCGCTGTTTTTAAATGGTTATCGTTTAGGAGCTGCCCCATCGCCCCAGGCACAATATCCTGATGAATATAGGAATTATCGGCGATGATCGCCGGCAAGCCGAGTTCGACGACATTGCCGGGCTTCGCCCTCTTGCCGGTTCTTACAAACAGCGCATCGCCGGCTTCGACACCGTCAAACTCCTCGGTCGCATTATAACCGTCGGCGCTGTTGAAAAGCGCATTCGCCCGCACACCCGACCCGACGGAAACCGTCGCGCGCGGGCGCGAAGGCCTGCCGTATGTCCGGTTGTTCAAGAGCGCGGCGGAATTATTTTCAACTAAATCATTGATGAACGGGTCGTTCGCCTTAGCGATATCGTCCCAGGTGATATTATCGATTAAGACAAAAACGACTTTTGGTTTACCTTTCGCGGACGCGGCTTGCGGCAAAAAACTTATGAGCGCGAAGGTCGCGAGAATCAGAAATACGGTCAAGTATTTCCTCTTCAGGCTCATCGAGCGACCTCCAGGTAAATCGATTCGGTAGGCTTCATCATGTGCAAAACGGTAAACTTATCCTGGACCAATTTCTGTCCGGTCTGTACCTTTGACATCGATCTCAACTTGCTCGCCAAAACCGCCTCGACGGCGGACGCGAGCGCTCCGCTGTCGCCCGGTTTTACTAAATCGACACAACTCTCGCCGGCGACTTCCCTCACTCCCGCCACATCGGTTACCACGACCGGACGCTTACACGCCAGCGCCTCGAGTAATACCATAGGAATATTCGAAGCGAGATTGGGTATGACGACTACCTCTAGACTCTTGAGGATGTGCGCGACGTCGCGCCTGAATCCCAAAAAATGAAAGCGCTGTGTCAAGCCGTGGCTTGCCACTTGTTTTTTGAGTTTTTCACCATCATCGCCGTCGCCGGTGATGATAAAATGCATATCCGGGAATTTGTTTGCCAAGACGGCGGCGGCATCTATAAAGACACTATTGCCTTTCTCCGGCGACAAGCGGGTCACGACCCCTACCAGCTTGTTCTCTTTGGAAACGTCGAGTTCCCTAAACAAGTGCTCGGTATCGAGGGTCTCTCCGAACCTATCCGCCTCGATGCCGCTGTGTATGATTTGGACTTTATTAAAAGCGGCTACGCTCCGCTCGATCGCTTCCGATACCGCAATAAGCATGTCCGGCATAGCGGCTATCTTATCATTAGCAACCGAAAGCAAGCCCTTTTTCTTTTTTGAATAGGCGTTTTCGAGCGTGTGCACCGTGCAGATATGCGGTACGTTAAGTAATTTGGCGACCTGATCGCCGACAAAACACGCCTGATAGTCGTGGCTATGTATCAAATTGATGACGCGCTCTTTGTCTCGGGCAAACGCCGCGATCTTCTTGGCGACCCCTCCCACGCCAAGCTTATTAGCCGTGGCGAGTTCCGGCACGACCACATATTCGACGTTGAGCCTGTCGAGGTGTTCGATCATATAGGGGTCGTGAGATACGGCGAGATACGGTTTATATCGAGCCCGGTTCAAGTATTTGATTAAAATCAAGAGGTGCTGCTTCATGCTGTTCGTAGCAGGATGCGCAATATATAGTATTCCTCTTTCAATCACGGCTTTTCCCCCTGTCGCGATTAGTGCCTCAAAAATCGTTTGAATATTACGCTTAGTATATCGACAAATTGACGCCCGCGATGAATAACTCCCGCTAAATCTCGTCCCGTTTCGCGATGGGTCATCTTTACGGGCACCTCTATTACTCGACAACCCTGCCTCAATATATCTATGCTTAGGCCGACCTCCAGGCCGTAGCCGGATTCGAATGACAAATTCTTCACCAGTACCGACCTGACGGCACGCTGTCCGGATAGCGGCTCTCGCATAGTCTGCCCGGTAAAGCGCTTTATCCCCCAGCGGCCCAAACCCTTAGCCAAACCTATTCCGCCGGCCTTTTCGGGTTTTGGGAAATCCGCTATGGCCATGTCGGCCGTGCCTTTGAGTACCGGTTCCAGGATTAACGCCGCCTCCCCGGCACACTCCCCTAAATCCCCATCGAGAAAAAGAATGATGTCCTCGGTCACATCGGGCATAGCGCTCTCAAGGGCCTTGCCTTTTCCGAGGTTTCGCTCGAGGCCGAGCACATCGGCGCCGGCCTCGGCGGCGACCCTCGCGGTACCATCGATAGAGCCGTCATCGACGACCAAAACCCGGGTCACTTCGCCAATCTTTTTAGTCGCTCGCACGGTCGCCGCAATGCGGTCGGCTTCATTGTAGGCGGCTATAACCGCTACTACGGATATCTCAACCATGAATTCCTGTTCTTCAAGCGCTTGTGCGGCACTTACTCCACGTAACCCTGGAATACCGACGTACTCTCCCTGTCGGCGCCGGGGCATCACTCGGCGCCGGAGCGTTAAACCTTCGGCACCAACTGGTCTGCCGTCGCCTTGACTCCGAAATTACCATTCGCCTCCCTTAGGGCGAAAACGGCCGATACGATGCCCGCCTGGGTGTCTATATTATCGACGGTGGGTATGCCGGTTTGCTGATATGCTTTCATATATGATTTCTTACACTCTCTGTTCTCGGCCCCGACCACCCGAATTCCCATCCCCTTTAAGGCTGCTATAATGTGAACGTCGGTCGTTTTCGGATTTAAATCCCCATCGGTGCCGCCGAGTATGAGCGCCGCTGTAATCGGCTTCAAAGCGTCGGTCTCGGCCACGATAAAACCGAACTCGCTCAGCCTGTTAAGGTATGGAACGACCGGGCCGGTCGTGGTCGTCGCGGCGGTTGCGGTATCTGTTGCGACCAGCTCTTCGACCAGTTTCTTAAGGATCATTTCGCGGACGTTATCATCGTTCATCTCTTGTGGCAGGTATGCCGCGAGTTCCCGTTTGACCTCGTCGGTCAGCTCGAAGTCTTCCTTGATTTTGACCGTGCCGACAACGGCTCCCGCCGCGCTCAGACCATCGACCACCTCGGAGAGCATCTCGTCCTGCTTCTTCGAAGTTGCCAGTACAACCACATTCCGGCCGGCGAGCCTTCCCGTAATCGAGAGCGGATAGACGCCGCGCGTTAACTTCTTTTCTTCGTCGAGTTCGACTTTGAGCGACTTATTCTCGTCCCTGAGCGTGTTAAAATTCGTTTCTATCCTCTTGACCAGCGATTGCTGTTGCTGGAGAAGCATCCCTTTGTCGTCGATGACCGTTCCTAAAAGAATACCGATCGCAAGCGCGATAAATACCGCGACCAGCGACGCTATGTGATAGCGCATATCAAACATGAATTTCTCCTAAAGGCCTAATATTAGCTTCACTTGTACGAGCATAAGACGCATCGACTGCCTAATGGCCGGTGCCGCGATTATTATCGCTATAATAGCGGTCAATCCGGCTAAAAATAATACCCCGAGGTGGCTTACTTTTACGCTGGAGCGGTAGAGCTTGTTGACGCCTTTCGCATCGACCAACTTACCGCCGACCTTCAACCGCACAAGAAAAGTACTCGACATCCCTTGTCGGCCCTTATCCAGAAATTCGACGAGATTGGCGTGCGTCCCTACCGCCACGATAAGTTCCGCGCTCTTTTCATAAGCCAGAACCATCGCGATATCCTCACTGGTGCCCGCCGCCTCAAAGACTATCGCCGACAGACCTAGTTTTTGGAGCCGGCTCAAACCCGGTGCGCGCCCGCCGTCATACGCGTGGACTATGAGTTCCGCTCCGCATTTAAGCGTCGCGTCGGCCACGCTATCCATATCGCCGATGATAATGTCGGGCTTGTAACCCTCCTCCACCAGCGCGTCGGCGCCGCCGTCGACGCCGATTAAAATCGGCTTCATCTCACGTATGTAAGCGCGCAAAGCCTTTAGGTCGGCCTTATAATCATATCCTCTGACCACAATCAACGCGTGTTTGCCGTTAAAATCTATACTCGTCTCCGGAACTCTCGACCCGTCGAGTATCAACGCTTTCTCTTTTTGCATATATTCGAGCGTGTTCACCGCGAATTTTTCCAGCTCTTCGCCTATCCGGCCTTGCGCCTTTTCCAGTTCGTTTTCGAGCATCATATATGTCAATTTCTTTCCGTTGGCCACTGTTCGGTCGCCCAGGCAAATGTCCTCACCTTTGACGGTAAGCGGGCTACCCTCTTTGACAAGGTCGAAAATCTCGGGTCCGACGTTGTCGAGCAGGTGAATCCCGGCCGAGCAAAGAACGAGCGGACCCGCATTCGGATATTTACCCGATGTAAAACAGCTCGCATTTATGACTACCTCGACGCCCGTCTCGACTAGAGCCTCGGCCGTTACGCGATCGAGGTCTTCGTGGTCGATAATGGCTATATCACTCGGCTTAAGGCGCTTTACAAGCCTCTTTGTCCGCCTGTCCAGCCTCGCCATTCCATCGAAATACATGTTGCCGGTCTTTCCTTTCGTAAGCAATTTAGGGGGCGCCCTTTTGCCGTCGACTTCGAAGGATTCGACGGCCGACCTATCATCAAAGCTTACCGGTTTTCTAATATGATTGCCGGAAACGCGCCTCGCGCCCTTTGCGGCTTTTCTATCTTTAGACACAATAAAGCCTTCTTCACTCGATTACCCATAGCCGCTTTCGCATAGCGGTCTACGAGCCCAGACTGCCCTCTGTCGCCGCGGGATTGACCTGCATATGAACATGGTCCGTAAGTTCCGGCAGATACCTGTTTATCTGGCTGTTTATCTCCGGCAAAGGCCTGAGCACGCCGATGACGGTCTCTCCTTTTTCGAGACGTTGCCCGACACCGACCCGAACATCGTCGATGTGAATTATCGCGACCCGCAAGTCAGGATACCCATCGGGCTGTATTTCGACGTGATAATCGGTTATTTTACGGTAAAGGTCATAGGTCTTGACGACGGTTACAACGCCGTTTACCGGACTGAGCACTTCCGAATTGGGGGCCAGCGCGATATCCGTAGCCGAAGTCGGCGCGCTTCCCCTGCCCCTCGACTCCATGATGAAGAGTACCGGTTGCTCCGCGCCCATAACCGCGTTTCGAACGGTGGCGGTCGCCTCCCTGTCATAGCACTCCGGCGCGGGCACCATCGCGATCGCCTCGCGACTCTGCGCTTGATGAAATCCCACGCCGACGACGCTCCCCCGCCGCGCGGGTAGCGCCAAGCCCAAACTAGACGTGCCCACGGTCGCAAAGCTCTCATACAGCGGGCTGGTTTCTTCCGCGGACTCGGT is a window from the Actinomycetota bacterium genome containing:
- a CDS encoding CTP synthase, encoding MAKYIFVTGGVVSSLGKGITAASLGRLLKTRGFKVTIQKLDPYLNVDPGTMSPFQHGEVFVTEDGTETDLDLGHYERFIDENLGKDSNVTAGQIYSSIIAKERRGEFLGGTVQVIPHVTNEIKQRILSLGSDDEKHIVITEVGGTVGDIESLPFLEAIRQFKKDAGKSNVLYIHVTLVPHLVSSSELKTKPTQHSVKELRSIGIQPDIIVARCDRAIDVSIKRKIGLFCDTEPSSVITAVDVDNLYVIPLRLHEEGLDDIVVEHLKLGNGKADLSEWNSLVERIRRLEKKIRIGLVGKYVQLPDAYLSVVEALKHGGFYNNTDVEIVWVDAETVSQEEVERQLIAVDGILVPGGFGIRGIEGKIHAVKFARENKIPFFGICLGMQCAVVEFARNVVGYAGANSSEFDPATDYPVIDLLPEQKSVEDMGGTMRLGAYPCKLTKKTFAHEAYGALEIQERHRHRYEVSNEFVEALRKAGLTLSGESPDGKLVEIVEIADHPWFVGTQFHPEFKSRPTRPHPLFREFIGAALRYHTGRGKAASIHNY
- a CDS encoding glycosyltransferase family 4 protein, which codes for MIERGILYIAHPATNSMKQHLLILIKYLNRARYKPYLAVSHDPYMIEHLDRLNVEYVVVPELATANKLGVGGVAKKIAAFARDKERVINLIHSHDYQACFVGDQVAKLLNVPHICTVHTLENAYSKKKKGLLSVANDKIAAMPDMLIAVSEAIERSVAAFNKVQIIHSGIEADRFGETLDTEHLFRELDVSKENKLVGVVTRLSPEKGNSVFIDAAAVLANKFPDMHFIITGDGDDGEKLKKQVASHGLTQRFHFLGFRRDVAHILKSLEVVVIPNLASNIPMVLLEALACKRPVVVTDVAGVREVAGESCVDLVKPGDSGALASAVEAVLASKLRSMSKVQTGQKLVQDKFTVLHMMKPTESIYLEVAR
- a CDS encoding glycosyltransferase family 2 protein; its protein translation is MVEISVVAVIAAYNEADRIAATVRATKKIGEVTRVLVVDDGSIDGTARVAAEAGADVLGLERNLGKGKALESAMPDVTEDIILFLDGDLGECAGEAALILEPVLKGTADMAIADFPKPEKAGGIGLAKGLGRWGIKRFTGQTMREPLSGQRAVRSVLVKNLSFESGYGLEVGLSIDILRQGCRVIEVPVKMTHRETGRDLAGVIHRGRQFVDILSVIFKRFLRH
- a CDS encoding copper transporter; protein product: MFDMRYHIASLVAVFIALAIGILLGTVIDDKGMLLQQQQSLVKRIETNFNTLRDENKSLKVELDEEKKLTRGVYPLSITGRLAGRNVVVLATSKKQDEMLSEVVDGLSAAGAVVGTVKIKEDFELTDEVKRELAAYLPQEMNDDNVREMILKKLVEELVATDTATAATTTTGPVVPYLNRLSEFGFIVAETDALKPITAALILGGTDGDLNPKTTDVHIIAALKGMGIRVVGAENRECKKSYMKAYQQTGIPTVDNIDTQAGIVSAVFALREANGNFGVKATADQLVPKV